One Candida dubliniensis CD36 chromosome 1, complete sequence genomic region harbors:
- a CDS encoding histone acetyltransferase b catalytic subunit, putative (Similar to C. albicans HAT1) has protein sequence MSLSKDQSSVTAALQPEQWTTSSNEALKLFVTNSEAAVNFQPVFTYPIFGDAETIYGYQDLDIFLCFDHYTFKPFLNIKYSAKLTDDPEIIDIKKTIDEFLPKSTIFKDEVKWVDSIKEEKVNGYKIPGELIDSFSEDDKEYEIYKIDLKSENGYELHQRLQILVLLFIEAGSFIDAKDELWNLYVLYEKDNKSASNNNEPSIIGFTTAYNYWKYPGAKKFDSTEQESRIKISQFIILPIYQGQGLGQLFYSHLYDQWLAKDDIIEVVVEDPNESFDDLRDRADLKRLNASEQFDFKAVTPKVNKEWVEKTRRALKLEKRQFARLLEIILLYKLKHGYPGISKKDVRIFIKKRLYDKNKEGLATLDDNTKKDKLQTAYQALEEDYYRILGDLKLNIKRENDEKRTDSVSKKQKV, from the coding sequence ATGTCATTGTCAAAAGACCAAAGTAGTGTTACAGCAGCATTACAACCAGAACAATGGACCACATCATCCAATGAAgcattgaaattgtttgtCACCAATTCGGAAGCAGCAGTTAATTTCCAACCTGTATTTACTTATCCAATATTTGGTGACGCAGAAACAATCTATGGGTATCAAGATTTGGATATATTCTTATGTTTTGATCATTATACGTTCAAAccatttttgaatattaaATATAGTGCCAAATTAACTGATGATCCAGagattattgatattaaaaaaacCATTGATGAATTCTTACCTAAACTGACAATTTTCAAAGATGAAGTGAAATGGGTCGATTCAATCaaggaagaaaaagttAATGGATACAAAATACCTGgtgaattaattgattcatttagCGAGGATGATAAGGAGTATGAGatatataaaattgatttaaaatcaGAAAATGGATATGAATTACATCAACGATTACAAATATTagtattgttgtttattgaAGCAGGATCATTTATTGATGCCAAAGATGAATTATGGAACTTGTATGTATTGTATGAAAAGGATAATAAATCTGCATCTAATAACAATGAGCCTTCTATTATTGGATTTACCACGGCTTATaattattggaaatatCCTGGAGCCAAAAAATTCGATTCAACTGAACAAGAACTGAGAATTAAGATTTctcaatttataatattacCGATTTACCAAGGTCAAGGTTTAGgacaattattttattccCATTTATATGACCAATGGTTGGCAAAAgatgatataattgaagTAGTGGTTGAAGATCCGAACGAAagttttgatgatttaagAGATAGAGCGGATTTGAAAAGGTTAAATGCTAGtgaacaatttgatttcaaagcGGTTACTCCTAAAGTAAACAAGGAGTGGGTTGAAAAAACCAGACGAGCattgaaattagaaaagaGACAGTTTGCAAGATTGTTGGAGATTATATTGTTATACAAGTTGAAGCATGGCTATCCTGGTATCTCGAAGAAAGATGTgagaatatttattaaaaaaagattatATGACAAAAATAAGGAAGGGTTAGCCACATTGGATGATAACACCAAGAAAGATAAGTTACAAACTGCCTATCAAGCTTTGGAAGAAGATTATTATAGAATATTGGGAGACTTGAAGTTGAATATTAAGCGTGAGAATGATGAAAAGAGAACCGATAGTGTTTCCAAAAAGCAAAAGGTATAA